The Larimichthys crocea isolate SSNF chromosome XII, L_crocea_2.0, whole genome shotgun sequence region CACTCCAAGTTTCTCCTGCAAATTGTAGTGATCTGTGACTTTGTGAGTAGAGTCAATAGTGACACAGGTAAAGGCTTGAGGAGCTTCCTCTTCTTGCAGTTTGCTTAAAtctacacacaaagacacaacagcTGAAATATAAGCACCAGTATATTTGCCTCTATTTTCAAACTTGTATCAATAACCCATATCGCCTCACCTTTCTGCTCCATCTTGACCACCGGCGACACTGGTCCTGGCTCACTTTTTCCCACTTCGTTGTAGGCACTCACTCGGAAACAGTATTCCTGTTGAGGCTGCAGCCCAGAGCACACTCTGTAGGAAGTACTCTCACACTGGGATGTGAGCTCACACCAATCCCCAGACTCAAGAAGTCCCTGCTTCTTTACCTCAACCACATAACCCAGGATGGCACTGCCTCCGTCGTAGCAGGGGCCCGACCAGGACAGCACAAGGCTGGTGTcagagatgatggagatgaCAGGACAGGAGGCAGGAGGCTGTGGCCTCTCTGTTGggatgatgatgaataaaatgCTCAAGTAAATGCAAACTTACTTCACATGGTTCTGACACTGTAGAGTGTGTGTTGTCTTACCTATGACAGAAAGAGTGAGCGTGTGTTCTGCTGAATTCTTGCGGTCCCTCACTACAACAGTGTAGCGTCCTGTGTGCTGTGGTTTAGCCTCTGCTATAACCAGTGTACTGCTCTGATCAGTATTTTCTTCCCACAGCTCTGGACCATCCACTATCTGCAGATGCAAAGTGtgtaagaaaaacagaaagataaatGCTGAGAGATAGCGGAAACAAATAACACTTGGACGgcataaaatcatgttttaaaattaCGACACCTGCTCTTTGTTTCTGATCCAACACGACACTACAGGAGGACTGCAGGTGAAAAAACAGGTCACCCGGGCAGTTTGCCCCACCTCTACCTTGACGTGCTGCGGAGGGTTTTCAAAGCGTAATGCTGGAcctgcaaagacaaaacaaagtgagtGTTTAGACTCGCAGCCTGCCTGCTGTTTTGTAGTGTATTGTAGTGTTATCGATCGGGTTGAAGgcctaaaaacacacatgctggaAGGAAACGATCCAGTATGGTATGTGAGATaaagacagagggacagagaaaaTGTCTGGTGGTGGGATGGGATTACACAATCTGTGGTTTGTCCTCTACAAACTGAAAGTGTATTACTTCCCCTGAGACCCTTATTTTTGTAGCATACAGTACAACAAACCAAATGTCTCAAGTGGAAACAAATACTAAACACAGATGACATATCTAACACAAGTACAACCAGTCCTTGTGTAACCAAGTGTGTTAAACAATGTTAATATTAGACATCTATGCATCATGTATGCATAATGAGTTTTAAACTATTTACCTagacaaatgacaaacacacagctcacatCTCTCTGCACTGTACCCGCCAGTTATATAATGGTGCCACGCATTTACATCAGGTCAGAAAATTCCATATATGAGCTGCAGTCAATATCATATCATGCTGTCAGTATTCAAATACTGTTGCATCGGGATGATGAATTTGACTGGAAACAATCTgataaaattatgtttaatagCTTTATATCTACATTTTATCTTCTCAACCGGCAGTCTGATGATAAATTATTGCCTCTCTCTATCTAGCCATCACTTATATATAATTCATTCAACCATAAACAACATAaccaccatttaaaaaaaaacaatattgcgTATCCTGTGCACACATAACAGGCTTTCAGACCTTattgtgtgtgctttttatgcttttattgaTGCAGCCTACACCCTAGGGTTAAGTTCCACAGCACAATAGCTTAGAGCACTATAACAAGAACAAAAGCTAAAAGAGAAGGCGTACCTCTAGGGACAAACCACAACAGCATCAGAagcaactcacacacacaaaacagacgaataaagacaaataaattacattaacaAGCAAGCCACATCAGACAATATAGCAGTGAACAATGAGAAAGTAGAAAGGGCGAGCGGATGATGGAAAAACAGGTGCATTGCTTGGTCATTTTGGCAGAGATAGTGAAcgaggagaaggaaaaaaaagatttaatctGTGTTTCTCACCTGTCCTCGAGTTAGCTCTCTTCTTTGGGATGACTtctgcagagacagatgaagTGCAGGTAGGTTTTAGTAGGTGGGGACAGGACAGAGGTGTGGCTCTGCTTTATTCTGTGGTTATCAGTTTACAGTCCACAAGTTTCACTGAACTGTGCATTTGTCCACTCCCCTACATGGTGTTCACTTGGGACTGATGAGCTTTAGTGGGTGTATCAAAAATCTATATGGTTGTGGAAGTCCTGCGTGACTCCTGACTGGCTGACAACCAATCACACAAGAACTGGAAGTGATGCGTTTCCTCcccatttaaaaatataacatgGACATCCGGAAGAGGTTCAAACAATGGAGCCTGATATATTTCTTGGTGTGACAAAACTTGTAAGGAAGGAAACTCCACTGTATATGTTGTTAGCATCAATAAATTGACCCCTGAGGTGGATAAAAgctttgtatatatgtgtaaaaATCATTATCTTTTTACCTCTTGGAGTTGAGACTGGGCTAAGCTTATCAGAGTCTGTAGGGGACGAAGAAATAGTCCCTTGGAAGACTGCTGGCTCGTCTTTGGGAGACTGTCCATTCTCCATAATGCTCTTGAATGCAGAAGTGGCCACATTTGAGACACGATTCGGCACAGCATAGATAGTTTCAAAGTCTGGATTGGTTttcagaaagaggaaaaggcaAAGAGACCACAGAACATCAGAAATGAAACTGGCTAACTCCTGTTTATTGGGATCAGACAAAATAACCAACTAAATATTCCAGTGAATGAGGAACCCAGCATTACAACTTGCAAGAAGAAAGAGTTTATAGCAGAGTTTATAATTAAGAGCAAATTGTGTTTGGATTTGGAAGATGTCTGTATGCTCACCcctgacaaacacagcagcgCAGCAGGATGTTTTCCCTGCGCTGTTTTCTGCCAAGCAGGTGTATGCGCCCGCATCTTCGGGCAAAGACTCCTTCACCACAAAAGTCATCTCCCTGCCATTGAAGGAATGTTTCCCAAAACGAGCCACTTCACCTGCCCATtggagcaaacaaacaaactagaaaCACTCTCTTCTACTAGCGTAATGTGCATGAAAGAACAGTGGAGAGAAAGCACGTGAGAAAGGAAGGGCTGTCAAGGATGCCGGATACAGGAGAAAATAAACTCTTGAACCCTGCTGTGGATCTGTCATTACACAATGCTTGCTGCATGGCCAACTATTGTTTAAACATACACTTTGGTTTGAATTATAATAAACCAAGAATACTGAATATGTCAAGCTGAGTGAAGAGCAAACATAAACAGAAGACTGCAAAATTCTAAGAGCTGATATTTATCCCAGAATTTACAGCCATTTAAGGCAAAATTTAAGGGTTCAAGTGGTTGAATGGTTTGATCAGAGTTAGAACAGGCCTCACAAACTGTAAATAACCAAATATGAGCAATTGCTGCTTGTGGTTATTTAATGAATAACAAAATACACTGGAAATCAAATATTGTGTTATGCTATGTTTATTTGGATTTAAAACTCGAGCCGAAGCAAACATCAGGATGCAGCAGTGTAAATTGTCCCTGCTCACCATTGTGCAACCATGTGACTTTGATTGGCTGACTTCCAGCAATAACCCCCCGCAGTGTGATGTCACCCCCTTCGTCCACGCTGCAGTCCTCCAGGGGCTCTATGAAGACGGGTGGATCCAGGCGTTTACAAGACGAGTCTGGATATGGAGGACGCAGAAAACAAGAGCAACACATACATATCAAGGGTTTATGTGTGAGAGTGTTATCAGCGACCTGAACTGTGATCAGTGCCTGTTTCTAGAACACAAAACTTCACTTCTGAGTTCATTTTCTGTCCCCTTTTCATTTTGGTCATGTCTATCATGCacatcttaaaaataaaacacacaaatattaaaggttatgtgttttaaattaattcacACACTGACTCTCATACTGTGGCCTTGGCTTTCTTAAAATTAGTACCTAGTTGAAGTAACACCTGCTAAACGTGCTACAGAGAATGTTCTATTGCTTCTTCTACTACAACATTtcacttctctttctttgttcttccttttctctctcattacaCATAACATAAATGCATGTCACCGCTGCCCGGAAACCCACACCACTGACATGAATTCTCTGCTTAACTTAATATAAAGTACATAGTTCATGGTATctggactgtttgtgttttccttttaaagtcTTCCAGGACTTGTTATATTAAATATGGATTCATTGAAATTGGAGCTGAATTCTTGAGCCCTGTGAGTATTCCAAAGTATTACACTCCCACTCATCCAGTAAAGCACATTATCAGCAGCATGGGCTGACATTGAGTGGCATAACTAGTACAACAAGGTACCTTCATCGAAATTTTGTGCTGCGATGTCATGCAAAGCCATATGGTTTAACAAAATGAATGCTTTTACTATCAACCTTTATCCTTTATCTGATATGTGTGCACTGGTTGCTCTTAAAACAAGCCAACACTAAAGGGGGGATTTTCACAGGTTTACCAAGAACTTGAAGCTATTAGGTCAGTGGTGTCAGTCATAACTAAGTGAAACTAAAAGTTTACAGGTTGCTCCGAAAACTTGAACCATAGTCAAGTTGATATAAATCAGTTATTCATGCTTTGACAAGTCAAGGATACTGTACAAACTTGCcatctgacagacagatgtgtgtaATAATGTCTGCCCCATGACAATTTACACTGACAAAAATGAATTTACAAGACATACTTGACATggaaacatatacagtatatcaaatCTAGCTAAACAAAAGATTAAGCTTAGCTGTTTTGGGTTTAAAATGGACACTTGACAGTTTTAGAGCAAAAGCCACAAGCTCACAaggataagaaagaaagaaagagacaaagtgcACTCTCACTCTTTGACAGCATTGGACATTTGGTGTTGAGTGCGAGCTGACATGGAAGTGAAAGGTCCCTGACACAATAAACAATCAGATACTTGGACAAGCACCGGATATTAACTTGGAGTGAGTGACCtcagtttctctttttacagtagaatgaaaaataaaacttttgattTGTTGCAGTCTGTTTTGCAGTGCAGGAGGCATCACCCTGTACGAACTAATGTCTAATCAAATactgacattaaaaacacagtgaaagctACCTGTTGACATctttccaacacaaacacacaccctaaAATGAGtaatctctcctctctgcctctctcatgCAGCTCTTACCTGTGTCAGGACATTTGTCTGAAGTTCTGGTGTCAGTTCCTGGCCCGTTCTCTGGTGCAGACGCTGCACAGGGCGGCTTGATGTGCATCCTGAAGGTTGACACATAACGCTGTTTGCTGCCATCACCGTTCATTTCTGTATAAGTCACTCAGTCATTTCCCGAGCTGATTGTCACACTTCCTTTCTTCACCACTGCTGTCTTggtctgacctgtctctctcttctgtaaaaacaacactgtgtgtgtgtatctctctccctctctctctctctttttctctctctctctcacacacacacatacaaacacactcactacTAAGCCTGCCCTCTCCTCACACTTCTCTGCATATGTTCAGGCCCTTTTTTCTCACCCTCGCCTGAACTATACTGACTCCACCTACAACACAAATcgtttcttcctcctcaggcAAGGCGAGCATCTCCTTATCTTACCAAAGTCACTCTAATACCAGATCCCCCAcccacatggacacacacactctacacataaacaagaaaagacagaaagaaggatTGTGGGAGGAAGAGGTTGGGCTTATCTACCCACCCAGCCAAAGGTCGTACTGTGTGATGTTTGTTGAATACGCAGCAGTGTAACGATTTTACTGTTTGCCCTCTCACTTATCAATGCTGCAACTGAACTTTGTGATGCCAGTGACATAGCAAAGGTTCATTTCACGCCTGTGGCTTGTAAAAGCTGTGATTGTGAACAACAGGCTCGTAAATCCTATGTGGCTT contains the following coding sequences:
- the mylk5 gene encoding myosin light chain kinase, smooth muscle isoform X1 yields the protein MNGDGSKQRYVSTFRMHIKPPCAASAPENGPGTDTRTSDKCPDTDSSCKRLDPPVFIEPLEDCSVDEGGDITLRGVIAGSQPIKVTWLHNGEVARFGKHSFNGREMTFVVKESLPEDAGAYTCLAENSAGKTSCCAAVFVRDFETIYAVPNRVSNVATSAFKSIMENGQSPKDEPAVFQGTISSSPTDSDKLSPVSTPREVIPKKRANSRTGPALRFENPPQHVKVEVGQTARVTCFFTCSPPVVSCWIRNKEQIVDGPELWEENTDQSSTLVIAEAKPQHTGRYTVVVRDRKNSAEHTLTLSVIERPQPPASCPVISIISDTSLVLSWSGPCYDGGSAILGYVVEVKKQGLLESGDWCELTSQCESTSYRVCSGLQPQQEYCFRVSAYNEVGKSEPGPVSPVVKMEQKDLSKLQEEEAPQAFTCVTIDSTHKVTDHYNLQEKLGVGKFGQVFKITHKETGRVCAGKFYKGRRAKEREAARKEIELMNYLHHPKLVQCLAAYDHKPEMVMVMEFIAGGELFERIVDDNFEHTEPASVRYMQQILEGIAYMHQQNIIHLDLKPENIVCVDTSGTSIKIIDFGLASRIEGNTALKVMHGTPEFVAPEVINYEPVCFATDMWSIGVICYILLSGESPFQGNSDAETLALVTAAQFEFDEESFDEITDEAKNFISSLLNKDTRRRMSCEAALAHPWMAAFDSEDLATTKNLSKEKMKRFLAKQKWKKAGKALLALKRMALLSKGDSTASPTSPRENSPLSPEAEHALQSLERKMQGPPQFTQSLEDQTVAQGSKARLSCNLTGYPDPEVVWLCGKEPVEESPTVQIEYEEDGRCTLVLVKVGPEDSNLYTCRATNDHGEAFCSAKLTVQE